A region of the Clavelina lepadiformis chromosome 9, kaClaLepa1.1, whole genome shotgun sequence genome:
TTTGCGCGAGAAGTAAAGAGAAGAGTAATCATGGCTCATGCAGCGAGGTCGGGAGAGGCCTTCTTGCTAGGCTGAGCTTACAGACTAACTACTGACGTCTGACAAATTACATGGCCAGATTGCTGCAGTTTAATTCCCAGTAGACTAGAGTCGTAAACAAGGTTTGGCGTCATACTCATGATCAAGGAGCCGTATATGCTGAAATTTTGCGATTTCCCTTGTTTTGTTCTACGACCTACGTAATGGTTAAAAAAGTGTGTTAAGCCAATCAGAGGGCAGCATTGCCGGTGTGGTTTATCATTGCGGGATTACCCTAGCAAATGGCGTGTTAAGGAGGGGTCAAACACGAAAAAATggcataaaatctttgtttgttttataccggaatttactaaaagaccgATTACTCGAAAATCCTACATGGTGCTTTCTGAAGTTTTGCtagtcaatttagtatgctttggactaccgttccataaaatgccatcaaaaatccatgattcaaacttttattaACAGAGGcccaaaataaacactagaatttttggcctaaaaaaaaacaattttagctactgtcatgctaatttttagccaaaTTCTACACGCGAACTGCTAGAGTAATTCctaggctagaaaacaacaccaaccatgctgtaTTCTGAgtggtctaaacatgttttttaaagccctacgtaggacgttaaacaaaatcatagaGATCTTCGGTCTGACGGACGCCTCCTTAAAAACGTACAGGTCATATGTTTAGGTTAGCCTAAATCGTAGACgaaatttcataaaacttaacttttttgacccaaatttgcagttttaactttaacgTTCTATTGCAAGAGTTAGAGATATGTAATTTTATTAGGATAGCATAGTATATAAGCGTAAGGCATACCAAAGTGACATACACAATTTTAGGGAGCCCCATGCACGGTGgaatttttgatttattaaatttttagtaatttcactttATAACAGAATAAACCAAGAAATTAGGCTTTTTTACAATCATATAGGATGCTGTTATTCTCGGATTGGTCTTTTTCCGACTTAAATTCGGCAACTACTTCTCGTCGTTGGAGCCCCGGTTATCTACTTCTAGACACGCATTTTCATTACATTTTTTCTATCTTGTATTGCCAAAATTTACAACAGTTCATCATGACCGTTGAACAACTTGCTGCATTCGTTTAAGGTCATAGACAGCATTCGCGGAAGAATGTGGTTATAGAGCAAAGTAAGTAATTAAAGGTAAGCTATGGCATTAGAATAACTGTTCTCGGAGTGATAGCTTAGTAAGCTAAGCCTTTGCaatattgctttaaaaacaatgtgaaACGCAGTTTACTTGTGTTAAGTAAATTATGATATTTTCTTGATAGGCCTTAGTGGCAGTTTTCAACCCACTTGaattaataatataaaacaaaaaacatacgTTCAAGGTCCAAATATTAAGGGCATCCTGAAAATTTAGTATAGAATTAACTAAATCGGAAAAgtcaaaacaagaaaatgaacCGATGACTATACTAAGGTTGTTTACGCCAGTTTAACATGCCAATAGAGGGCTGGATAATAAACACCGTTAGTTCGTAGGTGGACATATAACTTGTACAAACTtatcagaaaacaaatttgcacaaagaaGAAAAGAATCATTCACACAAATTTTATTCTGTTATGTATGAAACAGTtcatatacttttattaaaacacaTGAGTAATTTCCTTATGTacagtataggcctatacgtttgcactatgcatttttcttatttctttATCCGTTACATTTTACAGGCCTGAAATTACTTTAATTTAATTCGTTTTTGATAGTTTGACAGCAAAAGACATATCACATATGTCTAAACATAAGCAGGAAAATCGATTTTTAAAGGTTCTAGATCTAAAATCACTTTCCATTTAATAGCAATGTAGggtataaaattaaaaaatataaatcaattaGAATTAGGGTAATGGGAAATTCTGAAAGTAGAAAACATATAGCGACAGCAATCCTAGGTTAGAGCATTGACTACTTTTCTATAGATATGACAAGCTTAGCCTATATCTTTAATATCATTTATCAAGCTATATTTTCATCTCATGATCCATAATGTAAGTCACAGAAGCGATCTTACTGGGTTACCGTACGGCCGTGTACCTATTGTGGATATGGATATGGTGCACTCATGCTTGCATGCATTCGATATAGGCCTAATTAACAATGCGCGTTTTTGCAGAgtaaaaaagtaacaaaaaattgcCATTACAGTATATATGGGCACCACTGTTAGGAAAGTCAACAGTTAAGCATGTTCCTTTTTCCTAGTATCGCTCGACAGATGAAagaaattgcatttttaccaCAACACTGTTCATACAAACAAGCATGGTATCTGCTTTGTCCCTAAAGCGTTttctttagtacttaaaatcaTTATAAATTCAGGAAAATATGAGTCGTATATAGTATTGCCATTCGGAGTCACGGTGGGTCACAGTTGTTAAACAGTGAAGGACCCCTGGCCTACCGTAGCTTATATTGTAGCCTATAGATAAACAAAGTTAGACTATAGCCTACCTCATGCAGGACGTGAACGCAGagtttttaactaaaaaatgtctgGAAGCTTAATTACTATAAAGACTTCGCGAAGTAagtatatgagcgaagcacaGCATAACTGATCCTTATTAGCGAAGGATGATTAATATTAATCAGAGTATTGGCGagttaaaaatacattttcgaTTTGGAGCATTAAAGAAAATCGTGCCGCCTTACCGTGAAAGACATGATCAGCTCATTTTATCGCTCTGAcggcatttttctttttctacTCGCGCGCATTAATAATAAATGTCTTCTGACggaagtttatttaaaaagcgAGAAGATTCAAAAGTGTGGATGCAGTGCTTGCGATCAGTGCAGTAGACTACCGGAAAAAAGTTTCTTTTGGAATTACTGACTCATATCattttataattgaaaatattccTTTTAGGATTTTCTTGCTTTGTGTCGGACTTTTCCCGTTTAGTTTTAGGTTTTTCACTTATTTTTacactaaaaaatttaagcaaaagATTCAGCATTTTcatttgataacttgtttAGCCGCAGTCATTTGAAAAAGAagtgaaactttttttgacagCGAAAAGCTGTCACTGCTTGCAAGCCTTTCGCCCTATTGATCGATGTCTTGATTCTTGCCAATTGGATTCTGAAAGAGTAGTTTTTCTTGTGTAGCCTTTTAAAGTTGCTCATTAATGCACTAACGCTCCGTTGCAACTTGAAATCCATATGGGAACAAAACCAACATGTTCTactttgttattgttagaGGCAGCAATAAATATAAGCAATAATACAAACTTAGATATCCGAAAATTGACCTCAAGTTGACACGTTTTTAATAAAGATTGTGCTGAAAGCTTAATTGAGATGCGTTAATGCGAAGAACAAAGATGGTATGAAGTTGTCATATAGTAAGCAGACAGGTGTGCAAATAATCATATATTTAGTTAACAGGCACTAATGAAACTTTTGCTTGAAACCAGATGATACCGTGGAAGCCAACactaatatttttttcatattgTCTTTATGATTATGAACTACACTATTTAATGCTGACTATATAGGATTTTACAGAAAGTCATCCAATATACAGTATAGGTATAAGGGTGATACTACAAACCACATTAGGATGTTTTTTGCGGCAAAATGTTGTCGTTTCTGGCTTCTCTGGTTGGTCTTGTCCGTTGCATTTATGAACATGTCCTTTGCGATACGCAAACCGTTCACCAAATTTCGAAAACGCCGCAGTGCCTCCATACGAGGGGGCGAGAATCTGCCTTTGAGAGTCAGAACTACTTCAGGTCTTGTCGAAGGAAAAAACGTTAAACTGTCAAACTACACCATTGTAAATCAGTACCTAGGCATCCCGTACGCTGAACCTCCGATCGGAAAATATCGCTGGGCAAAGGCTATGCCAAGAGTCAAAAACGGCAAGTCAATAGCTAGGCTATACCGTACACATGTTATGTTTGTTGATACGTTTGTTAACACTTGTCATGTTTACGCGATTTTTAGATGTTTATTGGAATGCTACTTACCACCGTGCAATTTGCCCCCAATCGTTACAAGCTCCTTTGCCGGAATATCTTTTACCAATCTGGTATCAAAAAAATAGCGcttttatgaaaagttttaaaatggatGAAGATTGCTTGCATCTTAACATATACGTGCctgttaaaagaaaaaacaaagacGGTAcgattttatcttttatttttcagaaaatttttaaagagaCATCAATGGCTTTACCGAAACTTTAAAATTGGATATTGTTGTTTATCCATGAAAGGTTTATTATTGTAAACCTCATCATACatacattaaattttatttattttatcttgAGACATAGCCTAcatgcaattaaaacaacCCGAGTAGTTCAAAAATCATGTCACGGCATATGACAGTTTCTTTTATACCTTTGCTTCAAACCCTTCGTTACGTAGGTGGGATACTGCAGACAAACGCTCGCTAAAGTAACGATAATTTAATTTCACACAATGTTTTGTTGCCAATCGATTGGGCTCGCATGTTTTCCACACAGCTTTCAATTCTTCGGAAAGATTTCGCCACAAGTCAATGCCTTGGATTTTCATGCGTAACAAATTCTCTCCACGGGTCTTATTCAACGCAAATTTTTTGTCGTCAAAGTGACATCGTGAACGTCATTCCAAACATAATTTTGATTTCCTCACATGTGATTTCTTATATAGTTACTTGTTTACAGATGACGCCGATTACATGATATACGCATAAGTACTTATTCATTTCATTATTCTAAAATAAATGTATTTACCGAtaataatgaataaataaCTGAATAAGTAACTATGAAACCGGTCACCAGTTCGGGCAATTTCACGCCGGTGCATAGAATTTTGTCAATCGTTGTGGCAGCTAGTGTTGTGATATAGAGAACCCCATAAGTGAATCTCGTATAGCTTCTGTTTTTCGATGCAGTTTAAGTCTGTAACGTTAGCGTCATCATAGTGACATTTGAAGCGgttctaataaaaatttatgcgAAGTGgttaacaaatatttactacAAAAAACGATATTGTCATAGAACtgtcaaataaataaaacgcaAGGACCTCCCTGTTGTTAATTAGCCCATTATTAAGTAAGAAATCCTATAAACGTTAATAGTAGCCTAATATCTCATGAATGCCAGCACTTTTGGCACAATGAAATTGAGGtgaatttaaatgtttttgatattGTCATGCCAAGGTTCTCAAGCGATGGGCATTACCGGGAAACTCCCCGTGATGATTTACTTTCACGGTTTCACTTACTCGGAAGGTTCTGGAAACTTTTTTGATGGAAGCATTTTGGCAGCTCACGGAAATGTAATTGTTGTAACTTTCAATTACAGGCTTGGGATTTTAGGTAAATAAGAATACTTTGTGATATTTTGACTCTCTTCATTTAAGaacttttaaaaagtatttggatttgaaattgttgtttctttatttgtaTTGCTTTATATATGTAACACCACCACTGAACTTCTTACTGGTTACTGGTCGCAGGATTTTTAAGTAATGGAGACGCAAACTTGCCAGGAAATTACGGGTTATGGGACCAACTTCAAGCAGTAAAGTGGGTTACTCGTAACATAGGGCAATTTCAAGGTGATAAGAAACGAATAACCGCGTTTGGATCGGGCGCGGGTGCTGCAAGTATTGGCATCCTGATGctttcaaaacaaacagaaaaaaacgCTAAAGACGGGATCAAAGGTGAAAGGCCAGTAAACATCACCCAAGGTACATCAATCTGAGATTGAATGTACGACGCTGTCCAGTTACTGCATGTTTCATCGTCACAAGTCacaacaacattttcaaaGCACTACTTTATTGATTTCCGTTACTTTCAGTAATATAGTTGCGTTTCTTTATGCAATGATCAAGACAGCTCAACTTGCCATGCTTTTCTTATATTGGTGTATGGTTATGATTTCATTGTGTGTTCTGTGGTGGTAATCGCGTCTGAAAGCAAGATTGCACCGTTGAGAAGTTTTCTCCTTAATGCAAATCGATTGAAACGTGTgggatttgtttttaattttccatTCTAGACTTTAATTGAATCTGGGTGACAATTTTGGATCAACTGAAAGTATAAAACTTAGTGATAAAAGACGTAAAAAGGATTAAGTTTTGGGACAAAACATGAGTCACGAACAGCACTGTCTGATCCGAATATTAAATAGtcttaaatttgttttccagaatcaattaattttgaaaacaaaatgtcaACTTTGTCTTTTAAATTTGCACAAGCGATACTTTTAATTTGATTTCagcaaaatatgtttcatCGATTGTAAAACTTGAAGTATCATTAATTACTGATCTTTCTTAAGGATCAAAGCAATAGTAACCagaaaaatgttaattgaaGATAATAAACGATTAAATATTTGTGTTCGATACGATTTGTTTCCCTAAGACGAACAGTCGTGGATAAAACGAATGCAAAGTCATACAACAACAGCAACTTACCGCTAAGCTAGTAAATAcgtaaaaattgcaaaacatttgtaTCTTTATATAAGATTTTTCGCCTACGCTTCATATTTTATAGTCACAATAAAATGTATCATTCAAATATATTGAAAAACGAAAAGTAATTCCTAATGATAAACCTAACAATACTTGTTAACGCATGCTCACGTGAATGTTGCTTATTACCAACATTTAGATTTAACCAATGTTTTTTGCACTTAAAGCTCATTTTCGTTCCGCAATCTTGCAAAGCGGGAGCGCTCTTTCCCCGTGGGCGCTTGCAGATGATGCTCCTATGGTGGCTAAGATCAGGCCATCCCTGGTAAATTGCAGCTCATCGTCGAAAACCCCGCAAATGGTAGACTGCCTAAGGAGTAAAAAATGGAGGtggtttcttaatttttttattataaaatttttattgcacaaAACTGGGCTATACCTGATAATGCTGACGAGGTTATTATTGTCTTATCAGAGGTAAAGACAAACATAGAATGTATTTGAGCTTTCACGCTTTTTACTGCGTATAatttttgctcaatttttctaaaattttaaagttaaataaaaaatgttcaatgaACGCTTTTGCTCAGAGATATCATGAAAATTGTTGAACCCACTCATCAACAACCACAAAAGAAATTCAGTCTTCTCTTTGGACCTGTGCTAGATGGTAAAAATGGCTTGTTGGTTGATTCGCCGCAAAACATAATTAAGGACAGGGAATTTATTAATTACAATGTGAGTGAAGTATTAAGATTTAAAAAGTAGCCGGCATTGCATATTGCCAAAATGCCACTTCCCTGCaacgtttgcaattttacaCTTGCTGGCAAATAACTGTAAtgatttatatatttatttcatcCATTTTACTTAACCCATATACGGATTATTACAAAATCTGAACTGCGTTATGCTTTTGTATCAAGCATTCCTTCAATAAAGCACAGTGCAGAAAGCTTTGTCAGGGTAATTAAATAGCTAATTTGTAAGCTTATCTTTTATTTACTTAGCTTGTATAATAGacacttaccaaaatttaaatAGGTTAATTAACCCAACTTGATTTATAGGAACTAGAATTCTTGTTGTTTAATTAGCATATGCATTGCTCGAACTTTGCCGTGCTTACACCTgaaataaacatatatttttagGCTAAATAGGCTATACGTACGCTATACTAAACATATtaggaaaaaagttttaaggtGATACAATATGTGTGATAGATTGCTTGCTTTGAGTAAAACtgaaagtaaaacttgtaGTTTACGAAATCGATCAACTCCTAAATAAAGGTTCCTTGCGGCAATACTTGcaacaaatttcattttggtCATATATGAGTAAAAACAATGGAACAGTTAAGAGATTTGCAAGGCTTTTTCTTGtctgtttttcttttaatcaATAGAAACCTGGTTATTTTTGCTGTGGTTCGATAAACACGAGACGCTTGAAAGTTTACAGCAAAAGACACGAGCTCGCTTTCACCTTTCTATAATGCTTCGCTGTGAATGCCCTGCTCAAATTTTCTAATACGAAAAACAGAGGCTTGTCAAAAATCAATTATTGAATTAGAATATTCGAAAATAAGATTATAAGAAAACCAGTTGACGAAGTAAGCTATCAAAAATTGTTGCAAAAGTTATCAACGTGAAAATTTCTTCATCAAATGATTTTGAAGTTGACTTTGTCAACTGTCTTAATGTGAGTATAAAGCACAGGCTAAAGTTATGTTTGGTCGTTGACGAATGTTCTTTTTCAGACTATGATTGGAGTCACTCGAGGTGATGGTTTCGGTTACGTTTCAAGCAAGGAAACTACAAAGCTGTGCCGTAAACCTAAGTATCTATCTTGCCCTTCGAAATCAGTTTACACAAAAAGAGAATTTAATATAGATATGGATTCCCTTGTTTCTTCCTTAACCGGGGCAGAGGCTGATAACTGCAAAGCAATTTGGAACGAGTTTGTTGACTTTTTATACACCGGCCAGTCAAAGACGTAAGTTTTGTGATATCCTGCAAATCGAAAATCGAAAGAAACAGGATTGGATTTATCATTTCACTATCATGTTCGCATGATTTTTGTAGCATGTAGAGTACCTTGTCGGTTTTCACTTCTGTTATGCTATTGCCATACACtataataacaataacattACATAAAATCATAACCTTGATTTGAATATTGGTTATAACAGAGAAGAGAGCGACTTTAAAAAGGCGTTAGTTGACATATCTACTGACCTGCAATGGGTGAAACCTGCCATCAGTAAAGCTGATGCCCAAGCCGCCATGCATCATCCCACATACTTTTACTCATTTGATCATCATCCTGGTAGAGTGCTTCATCATTAAGATTGAGtgtttctttgaaaaatctcCCGCAGGCTTATTTGATACAATTTGGTGATACAGTAATcaagacaaaaatttcatgataagaataataataatagtttaaaattgctttcaaTGTAGGGGAATCACCCGAAGGTGACTGGTTGTCTTCTGCCCTTGGGGAAGATTTGCCTTTTGTGTTCGGTGCTCCGTTTAACCCCAAGGCTTTTCCGCTGTTTCCGTACAATTACACCGACAATGATGCTATGCTGAGTGACGCAATAATGACCTACTGGACAAATTTTGCTTCAACGgggtaaaaaatattttcaaaattgcaaaaaaaatagGCCAATATAACCTCTCCACTGTGTTATTTGTATACGTATAtgatttaaaacttgtttagTTATAAAGGATTCCTAGTTCGTAATTCCATTCATTCTAATATTCCCAGATATTGCTTCTaagcttaaaaaaattttatattttatttgatacAATACTGTAGTTTCTAAAGTATTAGTATAAGCTTAGGCATTTAAGTTTCTAAAGTTTATGTCAATTGTTTTTTTCCCGTTTTTTAGAGATCCCATGGAAGAAAGAAAGCAGGAACCAACTTTTAACACAGAAGTTCCTAATGCGTTTACCGAAATAGACTGGGTTAATTACAACTCGGCTGAACAGTCTTACTTGCACATATCCACCAGCCCTAAAATCCTGGATCATTATCGCTGGCTGAAGGTCAATTTATGGGAAAAGCTGGTGTCCAAGCGAAGCAGTTTTACTGCACCATCGTCTGAGTCAGTACCGACATTAGCTACCACGTAAGTGTGAAAAACCGTTGAGcaagattttaaacaaatttactttCAATGTTAACGGAGAGCATATTCCTCTATAGTCTATATAAACGTGAAATTTCAGTTTTGTAAGGATCTTTCACGGCGTTGCCATTCTTCAAATTTTCCaagatatttaatttttatggtttgAGCAATGCATGGGCACGTGATGCTGGGACGGTCTCATATAGATAAGTGTTTTACAGGGAGACAACAAACACGCAGATGACTACAACAGAAGATTCCAAACCTCAGGCCAGAAAGGAAAATAATGGTTTGCAGCTGACGCTTGCACTAGTTATGGGATTTCCTTTGATAGTTTTAAACATCCTTGTGTTGGGTCTTTTGCTATATCGCAAAAAGAAATACAAGTATGAAATGGAGGTAAAACGACAGGTTTTTAAAGTCTGTTTATTATCATACACAAACTCAATTATATATCCATTccttatcaaaatattttgcatatgattaaataatattttaaatataatatgtTGCTTTTCTTTATTGCTTTAGAAACTACGCTCGGAGCTGAAGCATTATCGAAAACAGCGAAAGCCTCCGACAAAATTCAATAAGACACCAATTAAGCCTGGCGCTGATGTAAACCAAAATGATAAGCTGAACCCCCCAAGCTACATTAGTCAAGGTTATTCTAATTAtgatcaaatgaaaaaatccCAGACGCTTTCGTCTCATCTTTTATCACCTGCGTCTTATAAATCGGACTCTGGCGTGAATGGCAACTCTGGAGACAGAAATTTTTTGCATCCATCCGAGAATCTGAAATCAGGCTGTGGATCTGTTGAGCCTTGCTCAAACAGCGGCAGCGAAGGTAACGCTTCTCGCGTATCCAAAGAGATAATGTCTTTCGATCAAAAAGGAGACGAACTCGCCCTTGCCAGAAATGCTTATGATTCTCTTGCTGATCTTGCCTTCGTCCCGGAAAAATACGGTTGCTATCCCAATGGCTGCTTCAGGAATCGCGAAAGTTGCACGAGTCATTGGCCTCGGAACGAATCCAACAATGGTATCAACTGCCAGGATCCTAACTTGGCAGACAAATTTCAAAAGTGTCTCTTGCATCCAATTTCGCAGGTGGACCAGTTGAAGCAGATCCTTCCATCAACTAACCTCATTCCCAAACAAGACTCCAGGGTTAGGTGCATGTCCGCAATGGCTTTTACCAATTCTCCAGACAAAGACTATTGTCCCAGCCTGAACTCCACCACGTCGTTACCAAGAGCTTGCATGGGGAGCAAATCCCAATGGAGTGTTGAAACCACTCACTACCCAACTACACCAAGAAGCGCTGTGAGATGCACAAAAGGTATTCCAAATCGCCATAAAAATGTTACAACGAACATTGATGGACAAGGAAATTTTCGCGATGATGGTTTGACAAGCACTTCTTTAGCTGCCGTGCTTTGTCCTCCGCCGTATTTTCATGAACACTCG
Encoded here:
- the LOC143470562 gene encoding neuroligin-1-like, with the translated sequence MFFAAKCCRFWLLWLVLSVAFMNMSFAIRKPFTKFRKRRSASIRGGENLPLRVRTTSGLVEGKNVKLSNYTIVNQYLGIPYAEPPIGKYRWAKAMPRVKNDVYWNATYHRAICPQSLQAPLPEYLLPIWYQKNSAFMKSFKMDEDCLHLNIYVPVKRKNKDGSQAMGITGKLPVMIYFHGFTYSEGSGNFFDGSILAAHGNVIVVTFNYRLGILGFLSNGDANLPGNYGLWDQLQAVKWVTRNIGQFQGDKKRITAFGSGAGAASIGILMLSKQTEKNAKDGIKGERPVNITQAHFRSAILQSGSALSPWALADDAPMVAKIRPSLVNCSSSSKTPQMVDCLRSKKWRDIMKIVEPTHQQPQKKFSLLFGPVLDGKNGLLVDSPQNIIKDREFINYNTMIGVTRGDGFGYVSSKETTKLCRKPKYLSCPSKSVYTKREFNIDMDSLVSSLTGAEADNCKAIWNEFVDFLYTGQSKTEESDFKKALVDISTDLQWVKPAISKADAQAAMHHPTYFYSFDHHPGESPEGDWLSSALGEDLPFVFGAPFNPKAFPLFPYNYTDNDAMLSDAIMTYWTNFASTGDPMEERKQEPTFNTEVPNAFTEIDWVNYNSAEQSYLHISTSPKILDHYRWLKVNLWEKLVSKRSSFTAPSSESVPTLATTETTNTQMTTTEDSKPQARKENNGLQLTLALVMGFPLIVLNILVLGLLLYRKKKYKYEMEKLRSELKHYRKQRKPPTKFNKTPIKPGADVNQNDKLNPPSYISQGYSNYDQMKKSQTLSSHLLSPASYKSDSGVNGNSGDRNFLHPSENLKSGCGSVEPCSNSGSEGNASRVSKEIMSFDQKGDELALARNAYDSLADLAFVPEKYGCYPNGCFRNRESCTSHWPRNESNNGINCQDPNLADKFQKCLLHPISQVDQLKQILPSTNLIPKQDSRVRCMSAMAFTNSPDKDYCPSLNSTTSLPRACMGSKSQWSVETTHYPTTPRSAVRCTKGIPNRHKNVTTNIDGQGNFRDDGLTSTSLAAVLCPPPYFHEHSKANDRRSAYSTFSSVTTKL